A genomic region of Methylobacterium durans contains the following coding sequences:
- the ribD gene encoding bifunctional diaminohydroxyphosphoribosylaminopyrimidine deaminase/5-amino-6-(5-phosphoribosylamino)uracil reductase RibD has translation MRLALSLGQRNLGRTWPNPSVGAVVVAGPPGAERVVGQGVTAIGGRPHAEPLALAMAGEAARGATLYVTLEPCSHHGRTPPCTDAIVASGIARVVTAIEDPDTRVAGRGHALLRAAGIDLTTGILRDQAFRDHIGHFTRVAETRPSVSLKLAQTRDGFAANTGRERLRITGPIADGAVHLWRAHADAIMVGIGTARADDPSLNVRLPGLTDRSPLRVVVDSQLRLQPSSALVRSARDVPTLVISTRSAPAHAKRTLQTFGVEVVCVPALPSGRVDLRAALNVLAERGLTRICSEGGPLLADMLAADDLVDACTLITGPAELGSAGGLRAVGPHLAARIASGHLRETGRRGLGPDRAVIYERSPPCSPVSSPTSAPS, from the coding sequence ATGCGCCTCGCCCTCTCCCTCGGGCAGCGCAATCTCGGGCGCACCTGGCCGAACCCGTCGGTCGGGGCGGTCGTCGTGGCCGGACCGCCCGGCGCCGAGCGCGTGGTCGGGCAGGGCGTCACGGCCATCGGCGGCCGGCCCCACGCCGAGCCCCTGGCCCTCGCGATGGCGGGCGAGGCGGCCCGCGGCGCCACGCTCTACGTCACGCTGGAGCCCTGCTCCCATCACGGGCGCACGCCCCCCTGCACCGATGCGATCGTCGCATCGGGCATCGCGCGCGTCGTGACGGCGATCGAGGATCCGGATACCCGCGTTGCCGGGCGCGGGCACGCGCTTCTCCGGGCGGCCGGCATCGACCTCACCACCGGGATCCTGCGCGATCAGGCCTTCCGCGACCACATCGGCCACTTCACCCGGGTGGCCGAGACGCGCCCGTCCGTCAGCCTCAAGCTCGCGCAGACCCGCGACGGCTTCGCCGCGAACACCGGCCGCGAGCGCCTGCGGATCACCGGGCCGATCGCCGACGGGGCGGTGCATCTCTGGCGCGCCCACGCGGATGCGATCATGGTCGGGATCGGCACCGCGCGCGCCGACGACCCGTCGCTGAATGTGCGCCTGCCGGGGCTGACGGACCGCTCGCCCCTGCGCGTCGTCGTCGATTCGCAGTTGCGCCTGCAGCCGTCGAGCGCCCTGGTGCGGAGCGCTCGGGACGTGCCCACGCTCGTCATCTCGACGCGCAGTGCCCCCGCCCACGCCAAGCGAACGCTCCAGACCTTCGGGGTCGAGGTGGTCTGCGTCCCTGCTCTCCCGTCCGGGCGGGTCGACCTGCGCGCGGCGCTGAACGTGCTCGCAGAGCGCGGCCTCACGCGGATCTGCAGCGAGGGCGGCCCGCTCCTCGCCGACATGCTCGCCGCGGACGACCTCGTCGATGCCTGCACGCTGATCACCGGGCCGGCCGAGCTCGGCTCCGCCGGGGGCTTGCGTGCGGTCGGCCCGCACCTTGCCGCGCGGATCGCGAGCGGCCACCTGCGCGAAACCGGGCGGCGCGGCCTCGGCCCGGATCGCGCCGTCATCTACGAGCGGAGCCCACCATGTTCACCGGTCTCGTCTCCGACGTCGGCACCGTCCTGA
- a CDS encoding L,D-transpeptidase family protein, with translation MLTQAHTTRSLGFALLAAVAIAQPAAARDAGGFAQAEWAQDYASPAAMQVQRSLTPILSPQTVAATEQMVERYRDIVARGGWRPVSGADRLRIGGRGPAVAAVRQRLIVTGDLDPVAGTSGVYDSYVAAAVKRFQARHGLSQTGQMSMATQQAMNVPADVRLRQLEINVVRLRSYAGNLGNRFVITNIPAALVQTVENGQVVTLHAAGVGKIDRQSPIMNTKATEINFNPTWTVPASIVKKDLIPKMQKDPNYLSDNKIRILSGAGEVSPKSVNWFSDEGTRYTYRQDSGADFNSMGIVRINIPNPHGVFMHDTNTKGVFGDDFRFISSGCVRVQNVREYITWLLKDTPGWGRNEVEQAIESGKRVDARLTQPVPVYWTYITAWSTPDGLVQFRDDIYKRDGVNVPSTISAPTPVASAEQTMPETFEPGDEEN, from the coding sequence ATGCTGACCCAGGCCCACACCACCCGCTCGCTCGGCTTCGCCCTCCTCGCCGCCGTGGCGATCGCGCAGCCGGCCGCCGCCCGCGATGCCGGCGGCTTCGCCCAGGCCGAGTGGGCGCAGGACTACGCCTCGCCCGCCGCCATGCAGGTGCAGCGCTCCCTCACGCCGATCCTGTCGCCGCAGACGGTGGCGGCGACCGAGCAGATGGTCGAGCGCTATAGGGATATCGTCGCCCGCGGCGGCTGGCGTCCCGTCTCCGGCGCGGACCGCCTGCGCATCGGCGGCCGCGGCCCCGCGGTCGCCGCCGTGCGCCAGCGCCTGATCGTCACCGGCGACCTCGACCCGGTGGCCGGCACCTCGGGCGTCTACGATTCCTACGTCGCCGCCGCCGTGAAGCGCTTCCAGGCCCGCCACGGCCTCAGCCAGACCGGCCAGATGAGCATGGCGACGCAGCAGGCGATGAACGTCCCCGCCGACGTGCGGCTGCGCCAGCTCGAGATCAACGTCGTGCGCCTGCGCTCCTACGCGGGCAACCTCGGCAACCGCTTCGTGATCACGAACATCCCGGCGGCCCTCGTCCAGACGGTCGAGAACGGGCAGGTCGTGACCCTGCACGCCGCGGGCGTCGGCAAGATCGACCGCCAGTCGCCGATCATGAACACGAAGGCGACCGAGATCAATTTCAACCCGACCTGGACGGTCCCGGCTTCCATCGTGAAGAAGGACCTGATCCCGAAGATGCAGAAGGATCCGAACTACCTCTCGGACAACAAGATCCGCATCCTCTCGGGCGCCGGCGAGGTCTCGCCGAAGTCGGTCAACTGGTTCTCCGACGAGGGCACCCGCTACACCTACCGCCAGGATTCGGGCGCCGACTTCAACTCGATGGGCATCGTGCGCATCAACATCCCGAACCCGCACGGCGTGTTCATGCACGACACCAACACGAAGGGCGTGTTCGGCGACGATTTCCGCTTCATCTCCTCGGGCTGCGTGCGCGTGCAGAACGTGCGCGAGTACATCACCTGGCTCCTCAAGGACACGCCCGGCTGGGGCCGCAACGAGGTCGAGCAGGCGATCGAGAGCGGCAAGCGCGTCGACGCCCGCCTGACCCAGCCGGTGCCGGTCTACTGGACCTACATCACGGCCTGGTCGACCCCGGACGGCCTCGTGCAGTTCCGCGACGACATCTACAAACGCGACGGCGTGAACGTGCCCTCGACGATCTCGGCACCGACGCCGGTGGCGAGCGCCGAGCAGACCATGCCCGAGACCTTCGAGCCGGGCGACGAGGAGAACTGA
- a CDS encoding riboflavin synthase, with translation MFTGLVSDVGTVLRVSGDERLRRLEIRSTYDPANIAIGASIACAGPCLTAVTVEAFEGGAVFAVDAAAETLARTSVGAWREGTRVNLERSLKIGDELGGHLVTGHVDGLAEIVARDPVTGGEGDWGASERFTLRAPHHLARFIAQKGSVCLDGTSLTVNTVEGDLFSVLLIPHTLAVTTWGERRSGDRLNLEVDLIARYAARLAESRAAVEGP, from the coding sequence ATGTTCACCGGTCTCGTCTCCGACGTCGGCACCGTCCTGAGGGTCTCGGGCGACGAGCGCCTGCGCCGCCTGGAGATCCGCTCGACCTACGACCCCGCCAACATCGCGATCGGCGCCTCGATCGCGTGCGCCGGTCCATGCCTGACGGCCGTGACCGTCGAGGCGTTCGAAGGGGGCGCCGTCTTCGCCGTCGATGCGGCGGCCGAGACCCTGGCACGCACCAGTGTCGGAGCGTGGCGGGAGGGGACGCGCGTCAATCTCGAGCGGTCGCTGAAGATCGGCGACGAGCTCGGCGGCCATCTCGTCACCGGCCATGTCGACGGCCTCGCCGAGATCGTCGCCCGGGACCCCGTGACTGGCGGGGAGGGCGATTGGGGGGCAAGTGAGCGCTTCACCCTGCGCGCGCCGCACCACCTCGCGCGTTTCATCGCGCAGAAGGGCTCCGTCTGCCTCGACGGGACCTCGCTCACCGTCAACACGGTCGAGGGCGACCTCTTCTCCGTCCTGCTCATCCCGCACACGCTCGCCGTCACCACCTGGGGCGAGCGCCGGTCGGGCGACCGCCTCAACCTCGAAGTCGATCTCATCGCCCGCTACGCCGCGCGTCTCGCGGAGAGCCGCGCCGCGGTGGAGGGGCCGTGA
- the glyA gene encoding serine hydroxymethyltransferase has translation MSAGTAADKHFTNTFFAASLAEADPEIAKAVEQELGRQQDEIELIASENIVSRAVLEAQGSVLTNKYAEGYPGRRYYGGCQFVDIAEELAIDRAKRLFNCGFANVQPNSGSQANQGVFMALMQPGDTFMGLDLAAGGHLTHGAPPNVSGKWFKPVSYTVRRDDQRIDMEQVERLAHEHKPKVIIAGGSGYPRHWDFAKFREIADAVGAYFFVDMAHFAGLVAAGVHPSPFPHAHVATTTTHKTLRGPRGGMILTNDEALAKKFNSAIFPGLQGGPLMHVIAGKAVAFGEALKPEFKIYAKQVIENAKALADTIISGGYAITSGGTDNHLMLVDLQPKGLTGKAAEAALSRAHITCNKNGVPFDPQKPTITSGIRLGTPAGTSRGFGVAEFKQIGGLIVEVLDGVAAKGDGGDAEVEARVKDKVHELTRRFPIYG, from the coding sequence ATGAGCGCCGGTACCGCCGCCGACAAGCATTTCACGAACACGTTCTTCGCCGCCTCTCTCGCCGAGGCCGATCCCGAGATTGCCAAGGCCGTCGAGCAGGAGCTCGGCCGTCAGCAGGACGAGATCGAGCTGATCGCCTCGGAGAACATCGTCTCCCGCGCGGTGCTCGAGGCGCAGGGCTCCGTGCTCACGAACAAGTACGCGGAGGGCTATCCGGGTCGCCGCTATTACGGCGGCTGCCAGTTCGTCGACATCGCCGAGGAACTCGCGATCGACCGCGCCAAGCGCCTGTTCAATTGCGGCTTCGCCAACGTGCAGCCGAACTCGGGCTCGCAGGCGAACCAGGGCGTGTTCATGGCCCTGATGCAGCCCGGCGACACCTTCATGGGCCTTGACCTCGCGGCCGGCGGCCACCTGACTCACGGTGCGCCTCCGAACGTCTCGGGCAAGTGGTTCAAGCCCGTCTCCTACACCGTGCGCCGCGACGACCAGCGCATCGACATGGAGCAGGTCGAGCGTCTCGCCCACGAGCACAAGCCGAAGGTGATCATCGCCGGCGGCTCGGGCTATCCGCGCCACTGGGACTTCGCGAAGTTCCGCGAGATCGCCGACGCGGTCGGCGCCTACTTCTTCGTCGACATGGCCCACTTCGCGGGCCTCGTCGCGGCCGGCGTCCACCCGTCGCCGTTCCCGCACGCGCACGTCGCCACCACGACGACCCACAAGACGCTCCGCGGCCCGCGCGGCGGCATGATCCTCACGAACGACGAGGCGCTCGCCAAGAAGTTCAACTCGGCGATCTTCCCCGGCCTGCAGGGCGGCCCGCTCATGCACGTCATCGCGGGCAAGGCGGTCGCCTTCGGCGAGGCGCTGAAGCCCGAGTTCAAGATCTACGCCAAGCAGGTGATCGAGAACGCCAAGGCGCTCGCCGACACCATCATTTCGGGCGGCTACGCCATCACCTCGGGCGGCACCGACAACCACCTGATGCTGGTCGATCTTCAGCCGAAGGGCCTCACCGGCAAGGCGGCCGAGGCCGCGCTCTCGCGCGCCCACATCACTTGCAACAAGAACGGCGTGCCGTTCGACCCGCAGAAGCCGACCATCACCTCGGGCATCCGCCTCGGCACCCCGGCCGGCACGTCGCGCGGCTTCGGCGTCGCCGAGTTCAAGCAGATCGGCGGCCTGATCGTCGAGGTGCTCGATGGGGTTGCGGCCAAGGGTGACGGCGGCGACGCCGAGGTCGAGGCCCGCGTCAAGGACAAGGTGCACGAGCTGACCCGCCGCTTCCCGATCTACGGCTGA
- a CDS encoding N-acetylmuramoyl-L-alanine amidase gives MLTRTRLIRSALLLLALAGAGAAGAQDGARGRNAAVAIAADVSATATGTTRLTFTLSKAVEARAFVMERPDRVVIDLAELNFQLDPESGRRREGLIQSYRYGLFAPGRSRIVIDLTAPATVVRTESVTRPKDGAVLFSIELQKTDREAFRRAAVASDPAPSQRKVTAPADASDLRPLIMIDAGHGGIDPGAIAATGVFEKDIVFGFAQALTKRLEAGGRYRVRMTRDRDVFVPLGERVRIARETKADLFVSIHADSISAAPQVRGATIYTGSEKATDAESARLADRENKADAAAGTDASEGPGDIADILQELTLRETRGFSSGFARTLMGQLDPVMEMSAKPHREAGFKVLRSPDVPSVLVELGYLSSKRDLDLLQSEEWRESVTGSMARAVDLFFSNRASLTRPGPAARKAAAIAPVSP, from the coding sequence ATGCTGACACGCACCCGCCTGATTCGATCCGCGCTCCTGCTGCTCGCCCTTGCCGGCGCGGGTGCGGCCGGCGCACAGGATGGCGCGAGGGGCCGCAACGCGGCGGTGGCGATCGCCGCCGACGTCTCCGCGACCGCGACCGGCACGACCCGCCTGACCTTCACCCTCTCCAAGGCGGTCGAGGCGCGCGCCTTCGTGATGGAGCGGCCGGACCGCGTCGTGATCGACCTCGCCGAGCTCAACTTTCAGCTCGACCCCGAGAGTGGGCGCCGGCGCGAGGGGCTAATCCAATCCTACCGCTACGGCCTGTTCGCGCCGGGCCGCTCGCGCATCGTCATCGATCTCACGGCGCCGGCGACGGTCGTCCGGACGGAGTCTGTGACGCGCCCGAAGGACGGCGCGGTCCTGTTCTCGATCGAACTGCAGAAGACGGACCGGGAAGCCTTCCGGAGGGCGGCCGTCGCCAGCGATCCGGCGCCCTCGCAGCGCAAAGTCACCGCGCCCGCCGATGCATCCGATCTTCGGCCGTTGATCATGATCGATGCGGGCCACGGCGGGATCGATCCGGGTGCGATCGCCGCGACCGGCGTGTTTGAGAAGGATATCGTCTTCGGCTTCGCACAGGCTCTGACGAAGCGGCTGGAGGCCGGCGGCCGCTACCGGGTGCGCATGACCCGCGACCGGGACGTGTTCGTGCCCCTTGGCGAGCGGGTGCGGATCGCCCGCGAGACGAAGGCCGACCTCTTCGTCTCGATCCACGCCGATTCGATCTCCGCCGCCCCGCAGGTGCGGGGCGCCACCATCTACACCGGCTCCGAGAAGGCGACCGACGCCGAATCTGCCCGGCTTGCCGACCGGGAGAACAAGGCCGACGCCGCCGCCGGCACCGATGCGAGCGAGGGACCGGGCGACATCGCGGATATCCTTCAGGAACTCACGCTGCGCGAGACGCGCGGATTCTCGTCGGGCTTCGCCCGCACCCTGATGGGCCAGCTCGACCCGGTGATGGAGATGAGCGCCAAACCTCACCGCGAAGCGGGCTTCAAGGTGCTGCGCTCGCCCGATGTTCCGAGCGTTCTGGTGGAGCTCGGTTACCTGTCGAGCAAGCGCGATCTCGACCTCCTGCAGTCGGAGGAGTGGCGCGAGAGCGTGACGGGCTCGATGGCGAGGGCGGTCGACCTCTTCTTCTCGAACCGCGCCAGCCTGACCCGGCCCGGCCCGGCCGCGCGCAAGGCGGCCGCGATCGCCCCAGTTTCACCATAG
- the gmd gene encoding GDP-mannose 4,6-dehydratase, giving the protein MRKALITGVTGQDGAYLAQLLLRHGYSVYGLVRRSSTTDVNDLRLRWLGIADKLTLVDGDLSDLSSLMRAIRQIGPDEVYNLAAQSFVKTSWQQPLLTGAVTGLGGAHMLEAVRIEKPDARFYQASSSEMFGLIQESVQKETTPFYPRSPYAAAKLYAHWMTVNYRESFGLHASSGILFNHESPLRGIEFVTRKVTDGVARIKLGLGHELRLGNIDAQRDWGHARDYVKAMWLMLQQEKADDYVIATGRTVTVRDMCRIAFDHVGLDMDKFLVIDPSLFRPAEVDILLGDASKAKAKLGWEAETSLETMIKEMVDADVQRLSNVR; this is encoded by the coding sequence ATGAGGAAAGCCCTTATCACCGGCGTCACCGGTCAGGATGGAGCATACCTCGCGCAGCTCCTGCTGCGCCACGGTTACTCCGTCTATGGGTTGGTACGCCGGTCGAGCACGACCGACGTGAACGACCTCCGTCTGCGCTGGCTGGGCATTGCAGACAAGCTTACCTTGGTGGATGGCGATCTGTCCGACCTGTCCAGTCTGATGAGGGCTATCCGTCAGATCGGACCGGACGAAGTCTACAATCTTGCGGCGCAGTCCTTCGTGAAGACCTCCTGGCAACAGCCGCTTTTGACGGGCGCGGTCACGGGGCTCGGCGGCGCACATATGCTCGAAGCCGTGCGCATCGAGAAGCCGGATGCACGGTTCTATCAGGCATCCTCCTCGGAGATGTTCGGTCTCATTCAGGAATCCGTCCAGAAGGAGACGACGCCATTCTATCCGCGCTCGCCCTACGCGGCGGCGAAACTCTACGCGCACTGGATGACGGTGAATTACCGCGAGAGCTTCGGGCTGCACGCGTCGAGCGGGATCCTTTTCAATCACGAGAGCCCGCTGCGCGGCATCGAGTTCGTGACGCGCAAGGTCACGGACGGTGTCGCCCGCATCAAGTTGGGTCTCGGGCACGAACTCCGCCTCGGCAACATCGACGCGCAGCGGGACTGGGGTCACGCCCGGGACTACGTGAAGGCGATGTGGCTGATGCTGCAGCAGGAGAAGGCAGACGACTACGTCATCGCGACGGGTCGCACCGTTACCGTCCGCGACATGTGCCGGATCGCGTTCGACCATGTTGGGCTCGACATGGACAAGTTTCTCGTCATCGACCCGAGCCTGTTCCGGCCGGCCGAGGTCGACATCCTCCTCGGCGACGCATCGAAGGCAAAGGCTAAACTCGGCTGGGAGGCCGAGACCTCGCTCGAAACGATGATCAAGGAAATGGTGGACGCCGACGTCCAACGGCTCTCGAACGTCAGATAG
- a CDS encoding DUF1775 domain-containing protein produces MCSISRAALCAALGLAVSAPASHAHAVLERKEASPNAAYRGVVQIMHGCDGQPTTRVSVTIPEGVTGAKPMPKAGWQITTARGAYAKPYPSFHGTVSEGVKKITWSGGELPDDQVDEFTFLARVSDAFGPGATIYFPVEQDCATGGYRWSEVPVEGQKSADLQSPAPAVRVVAAAEQGSSSIPAARTGHLAIDTPWLRATPGGAKVAGGYVRITNTGSQPDRLTGASMALAGRGEIHTMSMEGGVMKMAPVVGGLAIKPGETVELKPGGLHLMFLDLTGAPKVGEPVRGTLTFERAGAVPVTFSVAPIGAQAPTATGGGHQHH; encoded by the coding sequence ATGTGCAGCATTTCCCGGGCCGCGCTCTGCGCCGCCCTCGGCCTCGCCGTATCCGCTCCTGCCTCCCACGCCCATGCGGTTCTCGAGCGGAAGGAGGCGAGCCCGAATGCCGCTTACCGCGGCGTCGTTCAGATCATGCATGGCTGCGACGGCCAGCCGACGACGCGGGTCAGCGTCACGATCCCGGAAGGCGTGACCGGCGCGAAGCCGATGCCGAAGGCCGGGTGGCAGATCACCACGGCGCGGGGAGCCTACGCGAAGCCCTACCCCTCCTTCCACGGCACCGTGAGCGAGGGCGTGAAGAAAATCACCTGGAGCGGAGGTGAGTTGCCCGACGATCAGGTCGACGAATTCACCTTCCTCGCGCGCGTCTCCGACGCGTTCGGCCCCGGCGCCACGATCTACTTTCCGGTGGAGCAGGATTGCGCGACGGGCGGCTACCGCTGGAGCGAGGTGCCGGTCGAGGGCCAGAAGTCAGCCGACCTCCAATCGCCTGCGCCGGCTGTGCGCGTCGTCGCTGCCGCCGAGCAGGGCTCCTCGTCGATTCCGGCGGCCCGCACGGGGCACCTCGCCATCGATACACCCTGGCTGCGCGCGACCCCCGGCGGCGCGAAGGTGGCGGGTGGCTACGTCCGCATCACCAACACCGGCTCGCAGCCCGACCGGTTGACCGGTGCGAGCATGGCCCTCGCCGGGCGCGGCGAGATCCACACGATGTCGATGGAGGGCGGCGTCATGAAGATGGCGCCCGTCGTGGGAGGCCTCGCGATCAAGCCCGGCGAGACCGTCGAGCTGAAGCCTGGCGGCCTGCACCTGATGTTCCTCGATCTGACAGGGGCCCCAAAGGTCGGTGAGCCGGTGAGAGGCACCCTGACCTTCGAGAGGGCCGGCGCCGTGCCGGTGACCTTCTCCGTGGCCCCGATCGGCGCTCAGGCGCCGACCGCCACGGGCGGCGGGCATCAGCACCACTGA
- a CDS encoding penicillin-binding protein 1A, with translation MRLILRFFGFLFSAGAVVFVLLAAAGAFFYWKYSQDLPDHAALANYEPPVMTRLHAADGSLLAEYARERRLYLPIQAMPKIVVAAFLSAEDKNFYKHGGIDPEGIVRAVLTNAKSGKKQGASTITQQVAKNFLLTNEQTLDRKVREALIALRIEATYSKDKILELYLNEIFLGTIVPGRNLHGVAAAALDYFGKSVHELTINEAAYLAALPKGPNNYHPYRQTQKALDRRNEIIGLMAQNGYITREEGDAARKMPLGVNPRVAFPNAANANYFTEEVRREISERYGEKKLYEGGLSVRATLDPKMQAWARKALVDGLIRYDQQHGWRGPLTRVDLTGRDWGMAVAEVPALGDVAPWRLAVVLSTAGGSVQVGLQPRREASGAVTKERETGTIPPDGMRWIGRGAGALSAGDVVYVEAMDGGRGQFRLRQKPELSGAIVAMDPYTGRVHAMVGGFSFDESEFNRATQAQRQPGSSFKPIVYSAALDNGYTPSSIVQDSPITIEAGPGQEAWTPSNYDGKSGGPHTLRYGIEHSKNLMTVRLAKDVGMPLIAEYARRFGVYDDMLPVLPMSLGAGETTVMRMVTAYSMLANGGRRIRPTLIDRIQDRTGETIYRHDNRKCVGCDAEKWSGQDEPKLVDDSEQVLDPLTAYQMVSIMEGVVQRGTATILKQIGKPLAGKTGTTNDAKDAWFVGFSPDLAVGVYLGFDKPRSLGDRATGGGLAAPIVLDFLKNALKDKPPTPFRVPPGIKLIRVSASSGMRAGSGEGAGTILEAFKPGTAPPDAYVAQPAAPPPGAVPPDADRAAQAGGLY, from the coding sequence ATGCGCTTGATCCTTCGTTTCTTCGGCTTCCTGTTCAGCGCGGGCGCCGTGGTGTTCGTCCTGCTGGCTGCGGCGGGTGCCTTCTTCTACTGGAAGTACAGCCAGGATCTGCCGGATCACGCCGCGCTCGCGAATTACGAGCCGCCCGTGATGACCCGCCTGCATGCCGCCGACGGGTCGCTGCTCGCTGAGTATGCCCGGGAGCGCCGTCTCTATCTGCCGATCCAGGCGATGCCCAAGATCGTCGTCGCAGCCTTCCTCTCGGCCGAGGACAAAAACTTCTACAAGCATGGTGGCATCGATCCCGAGGGCATCGTCCGCGCCGTTCTCACGAACGCCAAGAGCGGCAAGAAGCAGGGCGCCTCGACGATCACACAGCAAGTGGCCAAGAACTTCCTGCTCACCAACGAGCAGACGCTCGACCGCAAGGTCCGCGAAGCGCTGATCGCCCTGCGGATCGAGGCGACCTACTCGAAGGACAAGATCCTCGAACTCTACCTCAACGAGATCTTTCTCGGCACGATCGTGCCGGGCCGCAACCTGCACGGGGTGGCGGCAGCCGCGCTCGATTATTTCGGCAAGTCCGTCCACGAGCTGACGATCAACGAGGCCGCCTATCTCGCAGCCCTGCCGAAGGGGCCGAACAATTACCACCCCTATCGCCAGACCCAGAAGGCCCTTGATCGCCGCAACGAGATCATCGGCCTGATGGCCCAGAACGGCTACATCACCCGCGAGGAAGGGGATGCGGCCCGGAAGATGCCGCTCGGCGTCAACCCGCGCGTCGCCTTCCCGAATGCCGCCAATGCCAATTACTTCACCGAAGAAGTCCGCCGCGAGATCTCCGAGCGCTACGGCGAGAAGAAGCTCTACGAGGGCGGCCTCTCGGTGCGCGCGACCCTCGACCCGAAGATGCAGGCCTGGGCCCGCAAGGCTCTGGTCGACGGGCTGATCCGCTACGACCAGCAGCACGGCTGGCGCGGCCCCCTGACTCGCGTCGACCTGACCGGCCGCGACTGGGGCATGGCCGTGGCCGAGGTTCCCGCTCTCGGGGATGTCGCGCCCTGGCGGCTCGCGGTGGTTCTCTCGACGGCCGGCGGCTCCGTTCAGGTCGGTCTGCAGCCGCGGCGCGAAGCATCGGGCGCCGTCACCAAGGAACGGGAAACCGGCACGATTCCTCCCGATGGCATGCGCTGGATCGGCCGCGGCGCCGGCGCGCTCTCGGCCGGCGACGTCGTCTACGTCGAGGCGATGGACGGTGGCCGTGGCCAGTTCCGTCTGCGGCAGAAGCCGGAACTGTCCGGCGCGATCGTGGCAATGGACCCCTATACGGGCCGCGTCCACGCCATGGTCGGCGGCTTCTCCTTCGACGAGAGCGAGTTCAACCGCGCGACGCAGGCCCAGCGCCAGCCGGGCTCGTCGTTCAAGCCGATCGTCTACTCGGCCGCGCTCGACAACGGCTACACCCCGTCCTCGATCGTGCAGGATTCGCCCATCACCATCGAGGCGGGACCGGGCCAGGAGGCATGGACGCCCTCGAACTACGACGGCAAGTCGGGCGGTCCGCACACCCTGCGGTACGGAATCGAGCACTCGAAGAACCTGATGACGGTGCGCCTCGCCAAGGATGTCGGGATGCCGCTCATCGCCGAGTACGCCCGCCGCTTCGGCGTCTACGACGACATGCTGCCCGTGCTGCCGATGTCGCTCGGGGCCGGCGAGACGACGGTGATGCGCATGGTCACCGCCTACTCGATGCTCGCCAATGGCGGGCGCCGCATCCGCCCGACGCTGATCGACCGGATCCAGGACCGGACCGGCGAGACGATCTACCGGCACGACAACCGCAAATGCGTCGGCTGCGACGCGGAGAAATGGTCGGGTCAGGACGAGCCGAAGCTCGTGGACGATTCCGAGCAGGTGCTCGACCCGCTGACGGCCTATCAGATGGTCTCGATCATGGAGGGCGTGGTCCAGCGCGGCACCGCGACGATCCTGAAGCAGATCGGCAAGCCGCTCGCCGGCAAGACCGGCACGACGAACGACGCGAAGGACGCGTGGTTCGTCGGCTTCTCGCCGGATCTCGCGGTGGGCGTCTATCTCGGCTTCGACAAGCCGCGCTCCCTCGGCGATCGGGCGACCGGTGGCGGCCTCGCCGCACCGATCGTCCTCGACTTCCTCAAGAACGCGCTCAAGGACAAGCCGCCGACGCCGTTCCGCGTGCCGCCGGGCATCAAGCTGATCCGCGTCAGCGCCTCGTCCGGCATGCGTGCCGGCTCGGGCGAGGGCGCGGGCACGATCCTCGAGGCGTTCAAGCCCGGCACCGCACCGCCGGATGCCTATGTCGCTCAGCCTGCCGCTCCGCCGCCGGGCGCCGTGCCGCCGGACGCCGACCGTGCCGCGCAGGCCGGAGGCCTGTACTGA
- the nrdR gene encoding transcriptional regulator NrdR, producing the protein MRCPYCGGSDTQVKDSRPSEDGAAIRRRRVCPDCAGRFTTFERVQLRELIVLKRSGKRVPFDRDKLQRSIDVALRKRPVEPERIERLVSGITRQLESGGEAEIASEAIGELVMEGLKGLDDVAYVRFASVYKNFREAKDFEALLGTLGEAAAPAEAAPPRPRRGARARP; encoded by the coding sequence ATGCGCTGTCCCTATTGCGGCGGCTCCGACACGCAGGTGAAGGATTCGCGCCCGAGCGAGGACGGCGCCGCGATCCGCCGCCGCCGGGTCTGCCCCGATTGCGCCGGGCGCTTCACCACCTTCGAGCGCGTCCAGTTGCGCGAGCTCATCGTGCTCAAGCGCTCAGGCAAGCGCGTCCCCTTCGACCGGGACAAGCTCCAGCGCTCGATCGACGTGGCGCTCCGCAAGCGGCCCGTCGAGCCGGAGCGGATCGAGCGCCTCGTCAGCGGCATCACCCGGCAGCTCGAGAGCGGCGGAGAGGCCGAGATCGCGAGCGAGGCGATCGGCGAGCTGGTGATGGAAGGGCTGAAGGGCCTCGACGACGTGGCCTATGTCCGCTTCGCCTCCGTCTACAAGAATTTCCGCGAGGCCAAGGATTTCGAGGCGCTCCTCGGCACGCTCGGCGAGGCGGCGGCCCCGGCGGAAGCCGCACCGCCGCGGCCGCGGCGCGGGGCCCGAGCGCGCCCGTGA